A region from the Triticum aestivum cultivar Chinese Spring chromosome 3D, IWGSC CS RefSeq v2.1, whole genome shotgun sequence genome encodes:
- the LOC123078125 gene encoding uncharacterized isomerase BH0283, protein MAKKGIQYVVVDAFTAEPFKGHPAAVCFLEDDAAAPTGDGRWMQSVAVEFNQSQTAFLSRDSSSLAAGAAIPRFHLRWFTTVTEVALCGHATLATAHFLFTAILGERHGVVEFATKSGILTAKKVPAPETEEQGKLFIELNFPMSDYVGCDPADELLSIPETLNGASVVSVHKSLTTTDFIVKLSSGKEVADLLPNIEEIRKCAGRGVIVTGPAPPGSGYDFFSRFFCPKFGIDEDPVCGSAHCVLAPYWGEKLGKQKLIAFQASPRSGTLYLELDVADKRVLIQGEAVTIMSGTLFA, encoded by the exons ATGGCCAAGAAAGGGATCCAGTATGTCGTG GTGGATGCCTTCACGGCCGAGCCGTTCAAGGGCCACCCGGCCGCGGTATGTTTCCTCgaggacgacgccgccgcccccaCGGGGGATGGGCGGTGGATGCAGTCCGTCGCCGTCGAGTTCAACCAGTCCCAGACCGCCTTCCTCTCCCGCGACTCCTCCTCCCTCGCAGCCGGCGCCGCCATCCCGCGGTTCCACCTCCGCTGGTTCACCACCGTCACCGAG GTCGCGCTCTGCGGGCACGCGACGCTGGCGACCGCCCACTTCCTGTTCACGGCCATCCTCGGGGAGCGCCATGGAGTGGTCGAGTTTGCGACCAAGTCCGGCATCCTGACCGCCAAGAAGGTTCCTGCACCGGAGACGGAGGAGCAGGGGAAGCTGTTCATTGAGCTGAACTTCCCCATGAGTGATTACGTGGGTTGCGACCCCGCCGACGAGCTGCTGTCCATCCCGGAGACGCTCAACGGCGCGTCCGTCGTCAGTGTTCACAAATCGTTGACCACCACCGACTTCATT GTCAAACTTTCATCAGGGAAAGAGGTCGCCGATCTCCTTCCTAACATCGAAGAAATCAGAAAATGTGCAGGCAGAGGTGTGATTGTGACAGGGCCGGCACCTCCTGGATCGGGTTACGACTTCTTCTCACGTTTCTTCTGCCCAAAATTTGGGATTGATGAG GATCCTGTATGTGGCAGTGCACATTGTGTTTTGGCACCCTATTGGGGTGAAAAGCTGGGGAAACAAAAATTGATAGCGTTTCAG GCATCTCCAAGGAGTGGAACACTATACCTGGAGCTGGATGTTGCAGATAAGAGGGTGCTGATTCAGGGAGAAGCTGTTACCATCATGAGTGGGACGCTCTTCGCCTAG